A genomic region of Catalinimonas niigatensis contains the following coding sequences:
- a CDS encoding phosphotriesterase family protein, with protein sequence MNHSRRKFLKQAGLLFTTSASPISFEFALAKAEVMTVNGPIKAKAMGMSLIHEHILVDFIGADKISFDRWDRAQVVKKVLPYLLEVRELGVKTLVECTPAYLGRDARLLDELSDRSEIQIITNTGYYGARENQHLPKHAFKDDAEQLAERWIKEFENGIDGTSIKPGFMKIGVDTGTLSDLHRKLITAAAIAHKATGLTIASHTGASLAAFEQMEILKEQGVQHNAFIWVHAQGEDDVQKHVEAARLGTWVSLDYVSEGTVERYLEILQRLKAEKLLHRVLLSHDAGWYKPEETNGGDFRSYTDLFEFMLPAMQEKGFSKAEIKTMLENNPAEAFTITKRLA encoded by the coding sequence ATGAATCATTCACGAAGAAAATTTCTTAAACAGGCAGGCTTACTCTTCACCACGTCTGCAAGCCCTATATCATTTGAATTTGCCTTAGCCAAAGCAGAAGTCATGACGGTCAATGGACCCATCAAAGCCAAGGCAATGGGCATGAGCCTGATCCATGAACATATACTGGTGGATTTTATTGGAGCAGATAAAATCAGTTTTGACCGCTGGGATCGTGCACAAGTAGTCAAAAAGGTATTACCATATCTACTGGAGGTCAGGGAATTAGGTGTAAAGACTTTGGTAGAATGCACACCCGCTTATCTGGGTCGTGATGCCCGCTTGCTGGATGAACTTTCTGATCGTAGTGAGATACAGATCATTACCAATACCGGATATTATGGAGCAAGAGAAAACCAGCACTTGCCGAAACATGCTTTTAAAGATGATGCTGAACAACTGGCAGAACGTTGGATCAAAGAGTTTGAAAATGGTATAGATGGCACCAGCATCAAACCAGGTTTTATGAAGATAGGCGTTGATACCGGCACATTGTCTGATCTGCATCGCAAACTGATTACCGCTGCAGCAATTGCCCACAAAGCTACCGGACTCACCATTGCTTCACATACTGGCGCATCTTTAGCTGCATTTGAACAAATGGAAATTCTAAAGGAGCAAGGCGTACAGCATAATGCCTTTATCTGGGTACATGCACAAGGCGAAGATGATGTACAAAAACATGTAGAAGCAGCACGGCTGGGAACCTGGGTAAGCCTGGATTATGTCAGTGAAGGGACTGTTGAGAGGTATCTGGAGATTCTGCAAAGGCTAAAAGCCGAAAAACTTTTGCACAGAGTACTTCTTTCACATGATGCAGGTTGGTACAAACCCGAAGAGACCAATGGGGGAGACTTTAGGTCCTATACCGATTTGTTTGAGTTTATGCTCCCTGCGATGCAGGAAAAAGGATTTAGCAAAGCAGAGATCAAAACGATGCTGGAAAATAATCCGGCAGAAGCTTTTACAATTACTAAGCGACTTGCTTAA
- a CDS encoding SDR family oxidoreductase, with protein sequence MDKTILITGGSRGIGAATALLAAQKGYQVCINYWKSKDAALKIVDCINQQGGKSAAFQADVSSETQVIALFEAVDRLGSLSALVNNVGILEKQMRVEEMAAERLQRIFNHNILSCFLCTKEAIKRMSTRYGGMGGAIVNVSSIAARTGAPGEYVDYATSKGAMDTFTLGVAKEVAAEGIRVNGVRPAFIYTDIHASGGEPGRVDRIKDTIPMKRGGKVEEVAQAILWLLSEEASYCTGTFIDISGGK encoded by the coding sequence ATGGACAAAACCATACTTATTACAGGAGGAAGCCGTGGAATCGGCGCTGCAACAGCCCTTTTGGCTGCCCAAAAAGGCTATCAGGTCTGTATTAATTATTGGAAAAGCAAAGATGCCGCATTGAAGATTGTAGACTGTATTAATCAGCAAGGCGGTAAGTCAGCAGCTTTTCAGGCTGATGTCTCTTCCGAAACGCAAGTCATTGCGCTTTTTGAAGCAGTGGATCGCTTGGGAAGCCTTAGTGCTTTGGTAAATAATGTAGGCATACTGGAAAAACAAATGCGAGTGGAAGAAATGGCCGCCGAACGCCTGCAAAGAATTTTTAATCATAACATTCTAAGCTGCTTTTTATGCACTAAAGAAGCCATCAAAAGAATGTCTACCAGATATGGCGGAATGGGTGGAGCCATTGTTAATGTGTCTTCTATTGCTGCACGTACCGGTGCGCCAGGAGAATATGTAGACTATGCCACCTCTAAAGGAGCCATGGACACTTTTACCCTTGGGGTGGCCAAAGAAGTGGCGGCCGAAGGCATACGGGTCAATGGTGTAAGGCCCGCTTTTATTTATACAGATATTCATGCCAGCGGCGGAGAACCCGGCAGAGTAGATAGAATCAAAGACACAATTCCTATGAAGAGAGGAGGAAAAGTCGAGGAAGTGGCTCAGGCTATTTTATGGTTACTCTCTGAAGAAGCTTCTTATTGTACCGGAACTTTTATTGACATTAGCGGAGGGAAATAA
- a CDS encoding fatty acid desaturase family protein, producing the protein MKFINKDQSVFFTTLRGRVNKYFTDNNISRYGNSEMYTKSIALIGLYLAAYICILVLPWSAIFLLPLAIIMGIAKAGVGMTVMHDALHGSYSKNSFVNQLMGNSIYLLGANANVWKIQHNLHHHTYTNIHGKDEDINSKVVIRLSKQAPQKAFHAYQHLYVWFLYGLMTLLMFTNDFYKLLMYHKAGEFKGKRPNIDREYMTLIGLKIIYVFFMLVLPVLVTPLLWWQVLIGFFAMHMTAGFILSTIFQLAHIVEGAEQPVPNTEGNIENEWAIHQLSTTANFARDNRFLNWFIGGLNFQIEHHLFPNICHVHYPKISAIVEETAAEFELPYNVKRTFGDAILSHMKALKQLGTSPTPA; encoded by the coding sequence ATGAAATTCATCAATAAAGACCAATCCGTTTTTTTCACCACCCTTAGAGGCAGGGTCAATAAGTACTTTACTGACAATAATATTTCGCGTTATGGCAATAGTGAAATGTATACCAAATCCATTGCACTCATCGGCCTGTATCTGGCTGCTTACATTTGTATATTAGTATTGCCCTGGTCTGCTATCTTTCTGCTTCCTCTGGCCATTATCATGGGGATCGCTAAAGCTGGTGTCGGAATGACTGTCATGCACGATGCTTTACACGGCTCTTACTCCAAAAATAGCTTTGTAAATCAGTTAATGGGAAATAGCATCTATCTTTTAGGAGCCAACGCAAATGTCTGGAAGATACAGCACAATCTCCACCACCATACCTACACCAATATTCATGGAAAAGATGAAGATATCAATAGTAAGGTTGTCATCAGGTTATCTAAACAAGCTCCACAGAAAGCATTCCATGCCTATCAACATTTGTATGTGTGGTTTTTGTATGGTTTGATGACTTTACTGATGTTTACCAATGACTTCTACAAACTGCTCATGTACCACAAAGCGGGTGAGTTTAAAGGGAAACGTCCTAATATTGACCGGGAGTATATGACTTTGATCGGACTTAAGATTATCTATGTGTTTTTTATGCTGGTACTGCCGGTACTGGTTACTCCACTACTGTGGTGGCAGGTATTGATAGGATTCTTTGCTATGCATATGACAGCAGGCTTTATTTTGTCTACGATTTTTCAGTTGGCACATATTGTGGAAGGTGCTGAACAGCCTGTTCCTAATACTGAAGGAAATATAGAAAATGAATGGGCGATTCATCAATTAAGTACTACCGCTAACTTCGCCCGTGATAATCGGTTTCTCAACTGGTTTATTGGCGGATTGAATTTTCAAATAGAACATCATCTATTTCCTAACATCTGTCATGTACACTACCCCAAAATCTCAGCGATTGTAGAAGAGACTGCTGCTGAGTTTGAGCTGCCATATAATGTAAAGCGTACTTTTGGAGATGCCATTTTATCTCATATGAAAGCACTGAAGCAATTAGGTACATCGCCAACACCAGCATAA
- a CDS encoding energy transducer TonB: MLRFLLILFTIVFTHATYAQSRVTFFYDSTWSLNSKEEASFFRNAILDTAYYKFIGQVLDYYSDGKPEMKGQYIVGMKSGLFTFFYPNGQKKMEGEFVEDEMVGIWKYYYSDGSPKETIEFTDNDFKILSYHDRGGTEKVKNRDGLWEGAMYIPESGDSMFIAGEVANGLKEGWWTYFNVRGITAYEEKYRKGVFKIGKKYSKTGKYTGANDKPIGKQLLIPTKLSYTEKFIYAPDVEQSDYPYLKFLPDEKTIYFDKNWQLCKQEQAKYYRNTNVINIENPTGSFTDYYMNTRPYRSGRFVNSKKYGAFVYYHENGGVESRGIFENDKKKGEWQYFYTDGSLKQIIIYQEGRSFVYSYWDESGIRKVDQGTGLYQTEKDYISGTLQEEGKLLDFEKTGTWKGFTSQGTLFYEEKYKNGNLIEGYSFDSAGNKVSYTQKIIQAGPAEGVHEFYYFINQKIKYPNLAQTNSIEGKVLLEFDISPEGDIINTKTISSPHELLSKEALRVVNMYDKWKAGQEMGQPVRMSFIVSINFSLSENPISSFN, encoded by the coding sequence ATGCTTCGGTTTTTACTCATCCTTTTCACTATTGTATTTACACACGCCACTTATGCCCAATCAAGGGTAACTTTTTTTTATGATTCTACCTGGTCTTTGAACAGTAAGGAAGAAGCCTCTTTTTTCAGAAATGCTATTTTAGATACAGCTTATTACAAATTTATCGGGCAGGTCCTGGATTATTATAGTGACGGTAAACCTGAGATGAAAGGCCAATATATAGTAGGTATGAAATCAGGTCTCTTCACCTTCTTCTATCCTAATGGGCAGAAAAAAATGGAGGGAGAATTTGTGGAAGATGAGATGGTAGGCATATGGAAGTACTATTATTCTGATGGTAGCCCAAAAGAAACCATAGAATTTACTGATAATGATTTTAAGATTCTGTCTTATCATGATCGGGGAGGAACAGAGAAAGTGAAAAATCGGGATGGATTATGGGAAGGTGCTATGTATATTCCTGAAAGTGGTGATAGTATGTTTATTGCCGGTGAAGTAGCAAATGGGTTAAAAGAAGGTTGGTGGACCTATTTTAATGTACGCGGAATAACTGCTTACGAAGAAAAATACCGGAAAGGTGTCTTTAAAATAGGCAAGAAATATTCAAAAACTGGCAAATATACGGGAGCAAATGATAAGCCCATTGGCAAACAATTACTTATTCCTACCAAGCTCAGCTATACTGAAAAATTCATCTACGCACCCGATGTAGAACAATCTGACTACCCTTATCTCAAATTTTTACCTGATGAAAAAACTATTTATTTTGATAAAAACTGGCAGTTATGCAAGCAGGAGCAGGCTAAGTATTACCGAAACACCAATGTAATCAATATTGAAAATCCTACTGGAAGCTTTACCGATTACTACATGAATACCAGGCCATATAGATCGGGAAGGTTTGTCAATAGCAAAAAGTATGGGGCGTTTGTGTACTATCATGAAAATGGTGGAGTTGAAAGCAGAGGAATTTTTGAGAATGATAAAAAGAAAGGGGAATGGCAATATTTCTATACTGATGGAAGTCTAAAGCAAATTATCATTTATCAGGAAGGGCGCTCTTTTGTCTACAGTTATTGGGATGAGTCCGGTATACGCAAAGTTGACCAGGGAACCGGACTATACCAGACGGAGAAAGATTACATTTCAGGGACACTTCAGGAAGAAGGTAAGCTGTTGGATTTTGAAAAAACAGGGACATGGAAAGGTTTTACTTCACAAGGAACTCTTTTTTATGAGGAAAAATACAAAAATGGTAACCTTATTGAAGGTTATAGCTTTGATTCAGCAGGCAATAAAGTTAGCTATACACAAAAAATTATTCAAGCAGGTCCGGCAGAGGGTGTCCATGAGTTCTATTATTTTATCAATCAAAAAATTAAGTACCCCAATCTTGCTCAAACTAACAGTATAGAAGGGAAAGTACTATTAGAATTTGATATTAGCCCAGAAGGGGATATTATTAATACTAAAACCATCAGTTCACCTCACGAACTATTGAGTAAAGAAGCGCTAAGAGTGGTCAATATGTACGACAAATGGAAAGCAGGACAGGAGATGGGTCAGCCTGTTAGAATGAGTTTTATCGTATCTATTAACTTTTCTCTTTCCGAAAATCCCATATCGTCATTTAATTAA
- a CDS encoding UBP-type zinc finger domain-containing protein produces the protein MPINPIPCEHFDAKNIKTAQIKGCQECIKTGDRWIHLRVCQTCGGVHCCDSSVNQHATKHFHTSRHPVVVSAERGERWAWCYADDRFMPY, from the coding sequence ATGCCCATCAATCCTATCCCTTGCGAACACTTTGATGCTAAAAATATCAAAACTGCTCAAATTAAAGGATGTCAGGAATGTATTAAAACCGGTGATCGTTGGATACACCTGCGAGTTTGCCAAACTTGTGGTGGCGTGCATTGCTGCGATAGTTCCGTCAATCAACATGCTACCAAGCATTTTCATACCAGCCGGCACCCTGTTGTAGTATCAGCGGAAAGAGGAGAACGCTGGGCATGGTGCTATGCTGACGATCGCTTTATGCCGTATTGA
- a CDS encoding OmpA family protein → MLKKIYWQMLIFGCIYGQALAQQIHEYELVNLGREVNSIYHDSAPIISPDGNTLYFTITNHPENNGGTAGSQDIWYSVKDSTGQWSKSVHMDKPFNRNKYNQVMSVSLDGDKLLIRGGNGSDNLGFSISQRINGQWQKPEVLNIPDFAEMSKGYFNGAFLSYDEKVLLMYFSEKPKSKYSDLYVSYHQGNNKWTRPGLIASLNTHMDEFGPFVAPDNKTLYFASNRGGGFGNMDVYETKRLDDSWMKWSEPQNIGAPVNTGGFDAYYSVGLNDTLVFTTRAFMSADGGHLDIFSLKKVIKEEPKIWLEGVVMNAKSWEPVKAHIRYKKVGEVLGVLESNETSGEYKTTLSDTAKYHLEVSAEGFFSMNDSVLIAGDIRADTTFYKEIFMKPIEVGVSVRLNNIFFDYDKASLRPESYPELDKVVEFMQGNPKLEVEIAGHTDDRGSDVYNEQLSQGRAEAVVKYLTDHWIESQRVRAKGYGESKPEVSNDNDENRQVNRRVEFTILKN, encoded by the coding sequence ATGCTTAAAAAAATATATTGGCAGATGCTGATTTTTGGATGTATTTATGGTCAGGCGCTGGCACAGCAAATACATGAATATGAATTAGTAAACCTTGGAAGAGAGGTCAATAGCATATATCATGACTCAGCACCAATCATCAGCCCTGATGGAAATACCTTATACTTTACCATCACTAATCATCCTGAAAATAATGGAGGAACAGCTGGAAGTCAGGACATCTGGTATTCTGTGAAAGATTCTACTGGCCAATGGTCAAAATCTGTTCATATGGATAAACCTTTTAATAGAAACAAATACAATCAGGTGATGAGTGTTTCCTTAGATGGGGATAAACTGCTGATCAGGGGTGGCAATGGTAGTGACAACCTGGGATTCTCTATCTCTCAACGTATCAATGGTCAGTGGCAGAAACCGGAAGTACTGAATATTCCTGACTTTGCGGAGATGAGTAAGGGGTATTTCAACGGTGCATTCTTGTCTTATGATGAAAAAGTATTGCTGATGTACTTCAGCGAAAAACCTAAAAGTAAGTACAGTGACTTATATGTGAGTTATCATCAGGGAAACAACAAATGGACCAGACCCGGATTGATCGCCAGTTTGAATACACATATGGATGAGTTTGGCCCCTTTGTGGCTCCCGACAACAAAACACTTTACTTTGCCAGTAACCGTGGTGGTGGTTTTGGAAATATGGATGTGTATGAGACAAAAAGACTGGATGACAGTTGGATGAAATGGTCTGAGCCTCAAAATATTGGTGCTCCAGTCAATACCGGCGGTTTTGATGCTTACTATTCTGTGGGTTTAAATGATACACTTGTTTTTACTACAAGAGCCTTTATGTCAGCTGATGGAGGTCATCTGGACATCTTCTCTTTGAAAAAAGTGATCAAAGAGGAGCCAAAAATCTGGCTGGAAGGAGTAGTCATGAATGCTAAGAGTTGGGAACCGGTAAAGGCTCACATACGCTATAAAAAAGTCGGTGAAGTATTAGGTGTGTTAGAAAGTAATGAAACATCTGGTGAGTATAAAACAACACTTTCTGATACGGCTAAATATCATCTGGAAGTGAGTGCAGAAGGTTTTTTTAGTATGAATGATAGTGTATTGATTGCAGGAGATATTCGTGCAGATACCACTTTTTATAAGGAAATTTTCATGAAACCTATAGAAGTAGGAGTTTCGGTAAGGTTAAACAATATCTTTTTTGATTACGACAAAGCTTCGCTTCGCCCGGAATCTTATCCCGAATTGGATAAAGTGGTGGAATTTATGCAGGGAAACCCCAAACTTGAAGTAGAAATAGCGGGACATACCGATGACCGCGGTTCTGATGTATACAATGAGCAACTTTCGCAGGGTAGGGCAGAGGCGGTAGTAAAATACCTGACCGATCACTGGATTGAGTCTCAGAGAGTGCGTGCCAAAGGCTATGGGGAGAGCAAGCCTGAAGTTTCTAATGATAATGATGAAAACAGACAGGTAAACAGAAGAGTTGAATTTACTATCCTCAAAAATTAA
- a CDS encoding MATE family efflux transporter, with amino-acid sequence MKIFLKAAKRDTLVTLLKLSGPIVLANILQTAYQLIDTFWLGRLGANAVAAVSLSFPVLFLVISLGIGMTMGGSIMVAQYKGMQNQKMINYSSAQTFFVLFFISILLALIGYFLSEPMMKIIGAKNEVLADAVSYFKVSSIGFIFLFLFFVFQSLMRGIGNVVIPTYVVLSTVLLNLILDPLFIYGWGPVPAMGVAGAAMASVLTQALSAFMGILILMNGNFGIQLYWKDFHFNLNWFKELIRIGIPSSLEMSTRALGLTMLITLVTGFGSMVVASYGIGARILSFVIIPALGLSAATTTLVGQYIGANRISKAQEVGVLSSKVAFFSLTAIGLLLFVFARPLTAFFVPGETQVIENGALFIKIMAPSFGLLGIQQVINGVFNGAGFTLASMIVSILSLWIIRFPLAYLLSHNTSLSYDGIWWAFPISNLIAAIFAFLWFSRGDWKRKKRMSVEL; translated from the coding sequence ATGAAAATTTTCTTAAAGGCAGCAAAAAGAGACACCTTGGTTACTCTTTTAAAACTCTCAGGGCCTATTGTTCTAGCTAATATATTACAGACAGCATATCAACTGATTGATACTTTTTGGCTGGGCAGGCTAGGTGCTAATGCGGTAGCTGCTGTGTCATTAAGTTTTCCTGTACTTTTTTTAGTCATTTCATTGGGCATAGGCATGACGATGGGAGGGTCTATTATGGTGGCTCAATACAAAGGGATGCAAAACCAAAAGATGATCAATTATTCCAGCGCACAGACTTTTTTTGTGCTTTTCTTTATCTCGATACTTCTGGCACTGATAGGCTATTTCTTATCAGAACCCATGATGAAGATCATAGGCGCAAAAAATGAAGTGTTGGCAGATGCAGTAAGTTACTTTAAAGTATCTTCTATTGGGTTTATTTTTCTCTTCTTATTTTTTGTTTTTCAATCCCTGATGCGAGGGATTGGCAATGTTGTAATTCCTACCTATGTGGTTCTTTCTACTGTTCTCTTAAATCTTATCCTTGATCCACTTTTTATTTATGGCTGGGGACCTGTTCCTGCGATGGGGGTGGCGGGTGCTGCCATGGCAAGTGTGCTCACTCAGGCTTTGTCGGCCTTCATGGGAATTCTCATCCTGATGAATGGTAATTTTGGTATTCAATTATATTGGAAAGACTTTCATTTTAATTTAAACTGGTTCAAAGAACTGATCAGGATTGGTATTCCTTCCAGTTTGGAAATGTCTACCAGAGCTTTGGGATTGACTATGCTTATCACACTGGTTACCGGATTTGGAAGTATGGTGGTTGCTTCTTATGGTATTGGCGCCCGCATCCTGAGTTTTGTGATTATCCCTGCTTTAGGCTTATCTGCGGCTACCACAACTCTGGTAGGACAATATATTGGAGCCAATAGAATTAGCAAAGCTCAGGAAGTGGGAGTTCTAAGCTCTAAAGTTGCTTTTTTTAGTCTGACAGCTATTGGACTCTTACTATTTGTATTTGCCAGACCACTCACAGCATTTTTTGTACCTGGCGAAACGCAAGTCATTGAGAATGGTGCTCTATTTATTAAAATTATGGCACCCAGTTTTGGGTTATTAGGTATTCAGCAAGTAATTAACGGTGTATTTAATGGAGCTGGCTTTACACTCGCTTCCATGATAGTGTCTATCCTCTCTTTATGGATTATTCGCTTTCCTCTGGCTTATTTATTGTCACATAATACCAGCCTGTCTTACGATGGTATATGGTGGGCTTTTCCTATTTCCAACCTGATTGCAGCGATTTTTGCTTTTTTATGGTTTAGCAGGGGTGATTGGAAAAGAAAAAAAAGGATGTCTGTTGAATTATAA
- a CDS encoding efflux RND transporter permease subunit, translating into MNITELSIKRPSLVVVLFTVLTFLGLLSYATLNYELLPKFSPPVISVATVYPGASPSEIENSVSRKIEDALSSMENVDQISSTSQESFSVVVVQLNNSADVDIALQDAQRKVNAMLNDLPDDAQIPTLNKFSFDDLPILRMGASAKMDPAEFYNVIEERILPALSQIDGVAQVNLVGGQEREIRVNIDQQKLDAYNLSILQVNNLIQASNLDFPTGKIKSQDQQVLLRVAGKYASLDELRNLVITTTNEGTLVRLQDVAEVQDTQKEAEKMTRVDLKPAIGLEVLKQSDANAVAVSEDVRAALSELENLYGGVDLSFTLAQDSSEFTLEAANGVIHDLLLAIALVAAVMLLFLHSMRNALIVMISVPVSLVATFIGLSLLGFTLNLMTLLALSLVVGILVDDAIVVLENIYRHMEMGKDKRTAAIDGVKEIYWTVISITLVLVVVFLPITLVSGLVADLLRQFAMVVVISVLLSLLVSYTIIPLLSAKFGKLEHVSNKSLFGRFILWFERQIDQFGAWIVGILKWSLNHKVVVLGLTFLLLVGSIALVPLGFIGSEFVSQGDRGEFIIQLELPKDATVEQTNLITRKAEEYLGSQDYVASLYTTVGQTSDGMSATQATVNKAEINVKMVPLDARDISSSVYARQMRNGLEANIAGAKFKSTPVSIMGTANRAPVDVIIKGPSLDSVMFAASALLNEVKQIPGTMEQKLSVEDGNPEINVEVNRDKMSSLNLDLQTVGASLQMAFNGNTDAQYRDGEYEYDINIRLDEFNRKNIEDIKSIILINKLGQKVRLEQIADVIQSTGPSKLERKDRITSVSVQSQVLGKPVGTVTQEVENVLAGMDLPEGVTYEFGGDAKNQSEAFQSLGLAFIASIFLVYLIMVALYDNYVYPFVVLFSIPLAIIGALFALALSNSTLSIFTLLGIIMLVGLVAKNAILVVDFANQLKAEGKATREALLEATQVRLRPVLMTSISMIIGMLPIALASGAGASWKNGLAWAIIGGLTSSTFLTLVIVPLVYYIADRAQEKLKLRFNKKENKKTYKPAY; encoded by the coding sequence ATGAACATTACAGAATTATCCATAAAACGTCCCAGCCTGGTCGTGGTACTGTTTACAGTACTTACTTTTCTGGGACTATTATCCTACGCAACGCTCAACTATGAGCTGTTGCCCAAGTTTTCGCCTCCAGTGATCAGTGTAGCTACGGTATATCCGGGGGCTTCTCCCAGCGAGATAGAAAACTCAGTATCCAGAAAGATTGAAGATGCCTTGTCTTCTATGGAAAACGTAGATCAGATTTCCTCAACTTCACAGGAAAGTTTTTCAGTCGTAGTGGTACAGTTGAACAACAGTGCCGATGTGGATATTGCCTTGCAGGATGCACAACGTAAGGTAAACGCCATGCTGAACGACCTGCCGGACGACGCCCAGATTCCTACGCTGAACAAGTTCTCTTTTGATGACTTGCCTATTTTAAGGATGGGAGCATCGGCCAAGATGGACCCCGCTGAATTTTATAATGTAATAGAGGAACGCATACTGCCTGCCCTGTCACAAATTGATGGAGTAGCCCAGGTAAATCTGGTTGGTGGACAGGAGAGAGAAATAAGAGTGAATATAGATCAGCAAAAGCTGGATGCCTATAATCTTTCCATTTTACAGGTCAACAACCTGATACAGGCTTCTAACCTGGATTTTCCTACCGGAAAAATCAAAAGTCAGGATCAGCAGGTATTACTACGGGTAGCTGGTAAATATGCCTCACTGGATGAGCTCAGAAATCTGGTCATCACCACGACCAATGAAGGTACTTTGGTGAGATTGCAGGACGTAGCCGAGGTGCAGGATACCCAAAAAGAAGCCGAGAAAATGACCCGTGTGGATCTGAAACCTGCTATTGGTTTGGAAGTGCTGAAACAGTCGGATGCCAATGCCGTGGCGGTTAGTGAAGATGTAAGGGCTGCACTCAGCGAACTTGAAAATTTGTATGGCGGAGTAGACCTTTCATTTACTCTGGCACAGGACAGCTCGGAGTTTACGCTGGAAGCCGCCAATGGTGTAATCCACGATTTATTGTTAGCGATCGCGCTGGTAGCTGCGGTGATGTTGCTCTTCCTGCACAGCATGAGGAATGCTTTGATCGTAATGATTTCTGTTCCGGTATCCCTGGTGGCTACTTTTATTGGCCTCAGTTTATTAGGATTTACGCTTAACCTGATGACTTTGCTGGCACTATCGCTGGTGGTAGGTATACTGGTGGATGATGCGATTGTGGTTTTGGAAAACATCTACCGCCACATGGAAATGGGCAAAGACAAAAGAACTGCGGCTATTGATGGTGTAAAAGAGATTTACTGGACAGTTATTTCCATCACTTTGGTATTGGTAGTCGTATTCTTACCGATTACCTTGGTTAGTGGATTGGTGGCTGACCTTTTAAGACAATTTGCCATGGTCGTCGTGATTTCGGTCTTGCTTAGCTTACTGGTTTCTTATACCATTATTCCCTTGCTGTCTGCTAAATTTGGTAAACTGGAACATGTCTCCAACAAATCGCTTTTCGGTAGATTCATACTATGGTTTGAACGTCAGATTGATCAGTTCGGCGCGTGGATCGTTGGCATTCTGAAGTGGTCGCTCAACCATAAGGTTGTAGTTTTAGGTCTGACCTTCCTGTTGTTAGTCGGATCAATTGCTTTGGTTCCTCTTGGATTCATTGGTAGTGAGTTTGTAAGCCAGGGTGACAGAGGCGAATTCATCATTCAGTTAGAATTGCCTAAAGATGCTACGGTTGAGCAAACCAACCTGATTACCCGTAAGGCTGAGGAGTATCTGGGAAGTCAGGATTATGTGGCTTCTTTGTACACCACCGTAGGGCAGACCAGTGACGGTATGTCAGCTACTCAGGCTACAGTAAATAAGGCGGAGATCAACGTAAAAATGGTGCCGCTAGACGCAAGGGACATCAGCAGTAGTGTGTATGCCCGACAGATGAGAAATGGACTGGAAGCCAATATTGCAGGCGCTAAATTTAAATCTACACCGGTAAGTATTATGGGTACTGCCAACCGCGCTCCGGTTGATGTGATCATCAAAGGTCCCTCTCTGGATAGTGTGATGTTCGCAGCCAGTGCCCTGCTGAATGAAGTGAAACAGATTCCCGGTACTATGGAACAGAAGCTTTCGGTGGAAGACGGAAACCCGGAAATCAATGTAGAGGTGAACCGCGACAAAATGAGTAGCCTGAACCTGGATTTGCAAACCGTAGGAGCAAGCTTACAGATGGCCTTCAATGGAAATACCGATGCTCAGTACCGTGATGGTGAATATGAGTATGATATCAACATCAGGCTGGATGAGTTTAACCGTAAAAACATTGAGGATATCAAGTCTATCATTTTGATCAACAAATTAGGACAAAAAGTAAGACTGGAGCAGATTGCCGATGTGATACAATCTACCGGTCCTTCCAAACTGGAGAGAAAAGACAGAATTACTTCAGTGTCGGTACAGTCTCAGGTATTAGGAAAGCCGGTGGGTACTGTGACCCAGGAAGTAGAAAATGTACTTGCCGGGATGGATTTACCCGAAGGGGTGACTTACGAATTTGGTGGAGATGCCAAGAACCAGTCAGAGGCTTTTCAAAGCCTTGGGCTTGCCTTCATCGCTTCCATCTTCCTGGTATACTTGATCATGGTGGCCTTGTACGACAACTATGTGTATCCTTTTGTGGTCTTATTTTCCATACCACTGGCGATCATCGGTGCCCTGTTTGCTCTGGCTTTGTCCAACAGTACTTTGAGTATCTTTACATTGCTGGGTATCATCATGCTGGTTGGCCTGGTAGCCAAGAACGCCATTCTGGTAGTTGACTTTGCCAATCAGCTGAAAGCGGAAGGTAAAGCCACTCGTGAAGCTTTGCTGGAAGCGACTCAGGTACGTTTAAGACCGGTACTGATGACTTCTATTTCCATGATCATTGGTATGTTGCCTATTGCATTGGCATCCGGCGCCGGAGCTTCCTGGAAGAACGGCCTGGCCTGGGCGATCATTGGTGGTCTGACCAGCTCTACATTCCTTACGCTTGTAATCGTACCACTGGTGTATTACATCGCTGACAGAGCTCAGGAGAAATTGAAGCTTAGATTCAATAAGAAAGAAAATAAGAAAACTTATAAGCCCGCCTACTAG